In Candidatus Vogelbacteria bacterium, the following proteins share a genomic window:
- the mraZ gene encoding division/cell wall cluster transcriptional repressor MraZ: MLIGEYRHTIDTKKRLALPAKFRKELGKKVVITHGLDNCLSLYPVKAWAKVAEKLAGLSMGQADTRRFNRFMLAGAVETDVDAMGRVLIPDFLREFAGLDTKVVVAGIHERLEIWDEDRWKADKDKVQKEADQLAEKLGEIGVF, encoded by the coding sequence ATGCTTATCGGCGAATACCGGCACACTATTGATACAAAAAAACGCCTAGCGTTGCCGGCTAAATTTCGCAAAGAGCTTGGTAAGAAGGTGGTCATTACGCATGGTCTCGACAACTGTTTGTCGCTTTACCCAGTCAAAGCCTGGGCCAAAGTGGCTGAGAAGTTAGCTGGTCTTTCAATGGGCCAAGCTGACACTCGTCGGTTCAACCGGTTTATGTTGGCTGGCGCCGTCGAAACAGATGTTGATGCTATGGGGCGGGTTTTGATCCCAGATTTTCTGAGAGAGTTTGCTGGTCTCGATACCAAAGTGGTGGTCGCTGGCATTCACGAACGACTGGAGATTTGGGATGAGGACCGCTGGAAAGCTGATAAGGATAAAGTCCAAAAAGAGGCTGATCAATTAGCCGAAAAGTTGGGCGAAATCGGAGTTTTCTAG
- a CDS encoding UDP-N-acetylmuramoyl-tripeptide--D-alanyl-D-alanine ligase: MIKLYLKNFLKPLIIGVITFEAKLMLRRHRPKVIGVSGSVGKTSTKEAIAVVMASQYQIRKSAKSYNSDFGVPLTILNLKTGWSNFGLWLNNIIWGAYEVVFSRNFPEWLVLEVGADKPGEIKAIAKWLPCNIAVLTAFPDNPVHVEFFSSDSALFEEDLQLAYKLNTSGQTVANGDDKNILKYLPNLKGVITTVGFGKNNDWQSSSEVIEYNQNNTVRGIGFTIKHNNESYQVHLPGLIGGHQIYAILTALAVGELNGISPEQGVQALANFVGPAGRLRVIPGIKETTIIDDTYNASPAAMEAGLMAMSKIKTKGRRIAVLADMLELGDRTIEAHRSVGEHVGTICDLLLTVGLRSKFVIEGAKERGMKDNQIFSFDDSVQAGRKLQELLKVGDLVFVKGSQSMRMEKVVAEVMLEPNRREELLCRQETIWQDK; encoded by the coding sequence ATGATAAAATTATATCTTAAAAACTTCCTGAAGCCGTTAATTATTGGGGTTATTACTTTTGAAGCCAAATTAATGCTCAGACGTCATCGACCGAAGGTTATCGGCGTCTCTGGGAGTGTAGGTAAAACTAGTACTAAAGAAGCGATTGCGGTTGTGATGGCTTCTCAGTACCAAATACGAAAGAGTGCCAAAAGTTACAATAGTGATTTTGGGGTTCCGCTGACTATTTTAAATTTAAAAACTGGATGGTCTAATTTTGGTTTATGGTTAAATAATATTATTTGGGGGGCTTATGAAGTTGTTTTTTCTCGAAATTTTCCTGAATGGTTAGTGTTAGAAGTGGGAGCTGATAAGCCAGGTGAAATTAAAGCCATTGCTAAATGGTTGCCTTGCAATATAGCAGTCCTAACTGCCTTTCCCGATAACCCAGTCCACGTTGAATTTTTTTCATCAGACTCGGCTTTGTTTGAAGAGGACCTTCAGTTGGCTTATAAATTAAATACTTCTGGTCAGACAGTAGCCAATGGTGATGATAAAAATATTTTGAAATATTTACCAAACCTTAAAGGTGTGATAACGACTGTTGGTTTTGGTAAAAATAATGATTGGCAATCGTCGTCGGAAGTAATTGAATATAATCAAAATAACACAGTCAGAGGAATTGGTTTTACTATTAAACATAATAATGAAAGTTACCAAGTTCACTTACCTGGTTTAATAGGGGGGCATCAGATTTATGCTATTTTAACCGCTTTAGCAGTGGGGGAGTTAAATGGTATTAGTCCTGAGCAAGGAGTGCAGGCCTTGGCTAATTTTGTTGGCCCAGCTGGGCGATTACGGGTTATTCCAGGGATCAAAGAAACAACTATCATTGATGATACCTATAATGCCTCGCCAGCGGCGATGGAAGCTGGGTTGATGGCTATGTCCAAAATTAAAACTAAAGGCCGTCGAATTGCTGTTTTGGCTGATATGTTGGAGTTAGGAGATAGGACCATCGAAGCCCATCGGTCTGTTGGTGAGCATGTCGGCACCATTTGTGACTTATTGCTGACGGTTGGTCTACGATCCAAATTTGTAATTGAGGGTGCCAAAGAAAGAGGGATGAAAGATAATCAAATTTTTAGTTTTGATGATTCGGTTCAAGCTGGTCGAAAACTCCAAGAATTATTAAAAGTGGGTGACTTGGTTTTTGTTAAGGGTTCGCAGAGTATGAGAATGGAAAAGGTGGTGGCCGAGGTAATGTTAGAACCAAATCGAAGAGAAGAATTATTATGTCGGCAAGAAACTATCTGGCAGGATAAATAA
- the rsmH gene encoding 16S rRNA (cytosine(1402)-N(4))-methyltransferase RsmH, whose amino-acid sequence MAHIPVLLHEVIEGLNLKSGDVVVDGTLGEAGHAKALADIIGPTGHLIGIDADGRALARATKNLAECEAKFTPVVGNFRQIETLVTVGKVQGILLDLGVNSGQLDDDERGFSFRTDTPLVMTLSDKPEEALVTAYDVVNSWGEENLANVIYGYGEERFSRQIAEAIAKARQKGPIKTTWQLVDIIKSAVPKWYQKGRLHPATKTFQAIRIAVNDELEALKEGLAGSFKLLDQGGRLAVISFHSLEARIVKEFFKELHTQEVGQIITKKAIKSTREEQLSNPRSRSAQLRIIQKI is encoded by the coding sequence ATGGCCCATATACCTGTTCTTTTACATGAAGTAATTGAAGGCTTGAATCTCAAGTCTGGCGATGTGGTGGTGGACGGCACTTTAGGTGAGGCTGGACACGCTAAGGCACTAGCGGACATTATTGGCCCAACTGGCCATTTGATTGGTATAGATGCTGATGGTCGAGCGTTGGCTCGAGCCACTAAAAATTTAGCTGAGTGTGAGGCTAAATTTACACCGGTAGTTGGTAATTTTCGTCAGATTGAGACTTTGGTCACTGTTGGCAAAGTTCAAGGCATCTTGCTTGATTTAGGGGTTAACTCTGGTCAACTAGATGATGACGAACGAGGCTTTTCTTTTCGAACTGATACACCTTTGGTGATGACTTTATCTGATAAACCAGAAGAAGCCTTGGTCACTGCTTATGATGTGGTCAATAGCTGGGGTGAAGAAAATTTAGCCAATGTGATTTATGGTTACGGCGAAGAACGTTTCTCCCGGCAAATTGCCGAAGCGATCGCCAAAGCCCGCCAGAAAGGGCCAATCAAAACTACTTGGCAGTTGGTGGATATTATCAAAAGCGCGGTGCCTAAGTGGTATCAAAAAGGCCGACTCCATCCAGCTACCAAAACCTTTCAAGCGATTCGGATTGCGGTCAACGATGAATTAGAAGCTTTGAAAGAAGGTTTGGCTGGTAGTTTTAAACTATTAGATCAAGGGGGTCGGTTGGCGGTGATCAGTTTCCATAGTCTTGAGGCTAGAATTGTTAAAGAATTTTTCAAAGAATTACACACTCAAGAAGTTGGTCAAATCATTACCAAAAAAGCCATCAAGTCAACTCGCGAGGAACAACTCAGTAATCCTCGGTCCCGGAGTGCTCAATTACGGATTATCCAAAAAATATAA
- a CDS encoding rod shape-determining protein, producing the protein MFKKLYEMFSSDIGIDLGTSSTLVYVSGQGIVLNEPSIVAVNQKTGRVVAVGNDASMMIGRTPAHITAIRPLENGVISNFEVAEEMLAYFMKKATALTPKRLLGPRVVIGVPSGVTNVERRAVRDAARNAGAREVHVVEEPMAAAIGIRIPVYEPVGSMIVDVGGGTTDIAVISLGGVVKSKNLHIAGEKLNQDISAYVRDEFKILLGEKTAEEVKKAIGSVIKQVEPMEATIRGRDLITGLPREVVITDSDIREAIMPAIDLLVDSIKEVLESTPPEVVSDIMRQGIVLVGGGAEMIGLAKLFEKELKLPIHMVEEPHTAVVRGAGIVLENLDLYQDLLIDNDDELPPR; encoded by the coding sequence ATGTTTAAAAAACTCTATGAAATGTTTTCGAGTGATATTGGTATTGATTTGGGTACTTCTAGCACCTTGGTTTATGTTAGCGGTCAAGGGATAGTCCTTAACGAGCCTTCTATTGTGGCAGTTAATCAAAAAACGGGTCGAGTGGTGGCGGTTGGGAATGATGCCAGTATGATGATTGGACGGACTCCGGCTCACATTACCGCGATTAGGCCACTTGAAAATGGGGTGATCTCTAACTTCGAAGTAGCTGAAGAGATGCTGGCTTATTTTATGAAAAAAGCTACCGCTTTGACTCCTAAGCGATTACTGGGACCGAGAGTGGTGATTGGTGTACCGTCAGGAGTTACTAACGTGGAGCGTCGGGCGGTTCGTGATGCGGCTCGTAATGCTGGAGCTCGGGAAGTTCATGTGGTAGAAGAACCTATGGCTGCAGCGATTGGTATTAGAATTCCTGTCTACGAACCAGTTGGTAGTATGATTGTGGATGTTGGTGGTGGAACAACTGATATTGCGGTTATTTCTTTAGGTGGAGTAGTAAAATCTAAAAATTTACATATTGCCGGTGAAAAGTTAAATCAGGATATTAGTGCTTATGTGAGAGATGAGTTTAAAATTTTATTAGGTGAGAAAACCGCTGAGGAAGTTAAAAAAGCAATTGGTTCAGTTATCAAACAAGTTGAACCAATGGAAGCAACGATCAGAGGTCGTGATTTAATCACTGGGTTGCCTCGAGAGGTGGTTATCACTGATAGTGATATCAGAGAAGCGATTATGCCGGCGATCGACCTGTTGGTTGATTCTATTAAAGAGGTTTTAGAGTCGACCCCACCAGAAGTAGTTTCAGATATTATGAGGCAAGGAATTGTGTTGGTTGGTGGAGGGGCAGAAATGATAGGTCTGGCTAAATTATTTGAAAAGGAATTAAAATTACCAATTCACATGGTTGAAGAACCTCATACTGCAGTGGTCAGGGGGGCGGGAATTGTCTTGGAGAATCTAGACTTGTATCAAGACTTATTAATCGACAACGATGATGAATTACCTCCTCGATAA
- a CDS encoding penicillin-binding protein 2 produces MSQQKGRIRIRLVLGLVLLMGGLFMVRLFFLQVIKGDYYAEQSDRQYLKSATTFFNRGSIYFQNRKGDIVSAATLKQEFLLTVNPKMIKDKEQVYTELNKVTAVDKDLFMDKLNRPGSLYEEIKDSLNQEEATAIRGLELAGVYLIKEKIRFYPAGPTASHVLGFMAFKEEDYVGRYGLEKYYQPVLDHKETGSFASFFAEIFMGLGKSILSDSPTTREGDLVLSIEPVVQNTVERELKGVLDKWQADSGGVIVMDPNTGAIVAMASYPNFNPNEKQKDITNLPNPIVERVFEMGSVIKPLTMAAGFDAGVIKPETTFEDKGFVKLNGKTIMNHDKKVRGVVPMQTIIDQSMNTGAVFIEQRLGRDTFRKYMLAYGLGEKTGIDLPDEIPGLTRNLNSKEEVNYATVSFGQGIALTPIATIKAFASLANGGKLIEPHVVKEIRYNDGGNYIVQPKVTREVLGRQATDDMTQIMVNAVDHALLNGTKRMERYAIAAKTGTAQMAGPGGKYYDDRFLHSFVGYYPAYQPRFVTLIYMVYPKNGARFASDTLTDPFMNIAKFMINYYELPPDRETVSRDKVSATI; encoded by the coding sequence ATGTCACAACAAAAAGGTAGAATCAGAATTAGGCTAGTTTTAGGTCTAGTCCTCTTAATGGGAGGTCTTTTTATGGTGAGGTTGTTTTTTCTGCAAGTAATTAAGGGTGATTATTATGCTGAACAATCTGACCGTCAATATTTAAAATCAGCCACCACTTTTTTTAATCGAGGGTCAATTTATTTTCAAAATAGAAAAGGAGATATAGTATCGGCGGCTACTTTAAAACAAGAATTTTTGCTGACAGTAAATCCTAAGATGATTAAAGACAAAGAACAGGTTTACACTGAACTGAATAAAGTAACCGCTGTAGATAAGGATCTGTTTATGGATAAATTGAATCGGCCAGGTAGTTTGTATGAAGAAATTAAAGATAGTTTAAATCAAGAAGAAGCGACTGCCATTAGAGGTTTAGAGTTAGCTGGTGTTTATTTGATTAAAGAAAAGATTCGTTTTTATCCAGCGGGACCAACAGCGTCGCATGTGCTCGGTTTTATGGCTTTTAAAGAGGAAGATTATGTTGGTCGTTACGGACTAGAAAAATATTATCAACCAGTTTTGGATCACAAAGAGACAGGATCGTTTGCTAGTTTTTTTGCTGAGATTTTTATGGGTTTAGGAAAAAGTATATTGAGCGATTCGCCAACTACCAGGGAAGGTGATTTAGTCTTATCGATTGAGCCAGTCGTTCAAAATACAGTTGAAAGAGAATTGAAGGGGGTTTTAGATAAATGGCAAGCTGATTCTGGCGGGGTGATTGTGATGGATCCTAATACTGGCGCTATTGTGGCTATGGCTTCTTATCCGAACTTTAATCCGAACGAAAAACAAAAAGATATCACAAACTTACCAAACCCAATTGTGGAGAGGGTATTTGAGATGGGTTCAGTCATTAAACCGTTGACGATGGCGGCTGGTTTTGATGCGGGAGTGATCAAACCAGAGACTACTTTTGAAGATAAAGGTTTTGTTAAATTAAATGGTAAAACAATCATGAACCACGACAAAAAAGTGCGTGGGGTGGTGCCGATGCAAACTATTATTGATCAATCTATGAACACAGGGGCGGTTTTTATTGAACAAAGGTTGGGTCGAGATACTTTCCGTAAATATATGTTGGCTTATGGTTTAGGTGAAAAAACAGGGATTGATCTACCAGATGAAATTCCAGGCCTGACACGGAATTTAAATAGTAAGGAAGAAGTGAACTACGCTACTGTTTCCTTTGGTCAAGGAATCGCTCTAACTCCTATTGCTACCATCAAGGCTTTTGCGTCACTAGCTAACGGGGGTAAATTGATTGAACCCCATGTTGTTAAGGAAATTAGATACAATGATGGTGGAAACTATATTGTCCAACCTAAGGTGACTAGGGAGGTGCTTGGTCGTCAGGCGACCGATGATATGACTCAAATAATGGTTAATGCTGTTGACCACGCTTTGCTTAATGGGACTAAGCGGATGGAGCGTTACGCGATAGCGGCTAAGACCGGAACTGCTCAAATGGCAGGTCCTGGGGGCAAATATTATGATGATCGTTTTTTGCATTCTTTTGTTGGTTACTATCCAGCTTATCAACCCCGATTTGTTACTTTAATTTACATGGTTTATCCTAAAAATGGGGCCAGATTTGCCTCTGATACTTTGACGGATCCATTTATGAATATTGCTAAATTTATGATTAACTATTATGAATTACCTCCCGATCGAGAAACTGTTAGTCGAGATAAAGTATCAGCGACAATTTAA
- the greA gene encoding transcription elongation factor GreA, with protein MNNDTQYLSKEKYDALQAELVNLKTVERKEVAAHLEYAKSLGDLSENAEYQEARDRQADIEDRIKEVENILKNAQIVSGKHSGTVDVGSVVVIKKKGGEEKELTIVGSEEADMLLGKISHLSPIGSALIGRKKGDSVEVSTPSGAVEYSLLNVK; from the coding sequence ATGAATAATGACACTCAATACCTAAGTAAGGAGAAGTATGACGCTTTACAAGCTGAGTTAGTAAATCTTAAAACCGTCGAACGTAAGGAGGTTGCTGCTCATCTAGAGTATGCCAAGTCCCTCGGTGACTTATCAGAAAATGCTGAGTATCAAGAAGCTCGAGATCGACAAGCTGATATTGAAGACCGAATCAAGGAAGTTGAAAATATTTTAAAAAATGCCCAGATTGTGTCTGGCAAGCATAGCGGTACTGTTGATGTTGGTTCGGTGGTGGTGATTAAGAAAAAAGGTGGGGAAGAAAAAGAATTAACGATTGTTGGTTCTGAAGAAGCTGATATGTTGTTGGGTAAGATTTCTCACTTATCTCCCATTGGTTCAGCTTTGATTGGCCGAAAAAAGGGTGACAGTGTGGAAGTGTCTACTCCTAGTGGGGCTGTGGAATATAGTTTGTTAAACGTTAAATAA
- a CDS encoding twin-arginine translocase subunit TatC produces the protein MDEFEEKLKEYSPYLEDLFRRIYIITIAFIGFFVVGFFLAGPIIKLLTSFFDFKDVTLATTSPFQFVGLAMDAGLFFAMIFCIPLCVYHLYKFTGTGLRKKERTMILLILPLSLILFLLGFAYCFSMLYFTMQTLATINVGFGFTNLWDISMFLSQIISTSVLLGLLFEFPILMTVLVKFEMFNVNFLKEKRRHVFFVMFILTSLLPPTDGISLLLMVLPLIVMYEATIIYNMLNTGR, from the coding sequence ATGGATGAATTTGAAGAAAAATTAAAAGAATACAGTCCCTATCTCGAGGATTTATTCCGCCGAATCTACATCATAACTATTGCTTTTATTGGTTTTTTTGTCGTTGGTTTTTTTCTAGCTGGACCAATCATTAAGTTGTTGACCAGTTTTTTTGACTTCAAAGACGTCACCCTAGCCACCACTTCCCCTTTTCAATTTGTCGGACTAGCTATGGATGCCGGTTTGTTTTTTGCGATGATTTTTTGTATCCCATTATGTGTTTATCATCTCTATAAATTCACTGGGACTGGCTTAAGAAAAAAGGAGCGGACTATGATTTTACTCATCCTACCTCTCAGCCTAATACTCTTTTTACTTGGCTTTGCTTATTGTTTCTCTATGCTCTACTTTACAATGCAAACCCTCGCCACCATTAATGTTGGTTTCGGTTTTACCAATCTCTGGGATATTAGTATGTTTTTATCACAAATAATCTCCACCTCAGTCTTACTTGGCCTCCTCTTTGAATTCCCTATTTTGATGACAGTTTTGGTTAAATTTGAGATGTTTAATGTTAATTTTTTAAAAGAAAAGAGGCGTCATGTTTTTTTTGTGATGTTTATTTTAACTTCTTTACTTCCCCCAACTGATGGTATATCATTATTATTAATGGTATTACCACTTATTGTTATGTATGAAGCAACAATCATTTATAACATGCTTAATACCGGGCGTTAA
- the lysS gene encoding lysine--tRNA ligase, with translation MASLDDIRSERLKKLELLKQANQNPFPIHCERSHSLKEVGSEFDPLSEAKTEVKLVGRLMARRGQGALIFFDLFDGTGKFQAVAKKDTLGEDSLGLFDTTVDVGDFVAVTGTLFTTKQGEKTLEVTSWQMLAKSLRPLPDKWAGLQDVEERFRKRYLDTLTDETVRTRFITRSKIITEIRNFLNSDGFLEVETSMLQQLAGGATATPFVTHHEALDIDLSLRVAPELDLKKMMIGGFPMIYEIGRSFRNEGIDPTHNPEFTSLEAYAAFSDATAERARVEKLFKQVIQKVFGSDILTYDGQTISFAEPFAVVKYLDLIKEYTGLDNVMDMSEGDLLKEATKLGLSIDPNLPKEKIIDHIYKKACRPKVIQPTFLVDYPVEFAPLAKRREDDPRLIDRFQLLVGGTELVNGFSELNDPIDQRARFMEQEKNKAKGDNEAQPKDEDFLEAMEYGMPPACGWGIGIDRLVMLLTDVQTIKEVIYFPTLRPKGE, from the coding sequence ATGGCATCGCTGGACGACATCCGAAGCGAGCGGTTAAAAAAACTGGAACTCTTAAAACAGGCTAACCAGAACCCTTTTCCTATTCATTGTGAACGATCACATAGTTTAAAAGAGGTGGGTAGTGAATTTGATCCGTTAAGTGAAGCAAAAACTGAAGTAAAATTGGTAGGGCGACTGATGGCTCGTCGGGGTCAAGGGGCGCTTATTTTCTTTGATTTATTTGATGGAACTGGCAAATTTCAAGCGGTAGCCAAGAAAGACACATTAGGTGAAGATAGTTTGGGATTATTTGATACGACTGTCGATGTGGGTGATTTTGTGGCGGTGACTGGAACCCTATTCACCACCAAACAGGGTGAAAAAACTTTAGAAGTGACTAGTTGGCAGATGTTAGCAAAATCTTTACGACCATTACCAGATAAGTGGGCTGGTTTGCAAGATGTGGAAGAACGGTTTCGTAAACGTTATTTAGATACTTTGACCGATGAAACTGTCCGGACACGATTTATCACTCGATCTAAAATTATTACCGAAATTCGCAACTTCTTAAATAGTGACGGTTTCCTAGAGGTAGAAACCTCAATGCTTCAGCAACTAGCTGGTGGCGCTACGGCTACACCATTTGTCACTCATCACGAAGCCTTAGATATTGATCTTAGTTTGCGGGTGGCCCCAGAACTTGATCTGAAGAAAATGATGATTGGTGGTTTCCCGATGATTTACGAAATCGGACGCTCATTTAGAAATGAGGGAATTGATCCAACTCATAATCCAGAGTTTACTTCACTGGAAGCCTATGCTGCTTTTTCTGATGCCACTGCCGAAAGAGCGCGAGTTGAGAAATTATTTAAACAGGTTATTCAGAAAGTTTTTGGTTCAGATATATTAACTTATGATGGCCAGACTATTAGTTTTGCTGAACCTTTCGCCGTGGTTAAGTATCTAGATTTGATTAAAGAATACACTGGTCTCGATAACGTGATGGACATGTCAGAAGGTGACTTACTTAAAGAGGCGACTAAGCTTGGTTTGAGTATCGACCCAAATTTACCAAAAGAAAAAATCATTGATCATATTTATAAAAAAGCTTGTCGACCAAAAGTAATTCAACCAACTTTCTTGGTTGATTATCCAGTTGAATTTGCGCCATTGGCTAAACGCCGTGAAGATGATCCAAGACTGATTGATCGGTTCCAACTTCTGGTTGGTGGGACAGAACTGGTTAACGGTTTTTCTGAACTTAATGACCCTATTGACCAACGAGCTCGCTTTATGGAGCAGGAGAAGAATAAAGCCAAAGGGGATAATGAAGCTCAACCAAAAGATGAAGACTTTTTGGAAGCAATGGAGTATGGTATGCCACCAGCTTGTGGTTGGGGTATTGGTATTGACCGCCTTGTGATGCTTTTAACTGATGTCCAAACTATTAAAGAAGTGATCTATTTTCCAACCCTGAGACCCAAAGGAGAATAA
- a CDS encoding prolyl-tRNA synthetase, which translates to MRQSQLFTKTRREDPKDEVSKNAKLLIRAGFIHKEMAGVYSYLPLGLLSLKKIENIIRAEMNKLSGQEVELTALQNTEVWQKSGRWADEVIDVWFKTNLQSGGEIGLATTHEEPLSSIMAEYIQSYRDLPRRVYQFQTKFRNELRAKSGIMRGREFLMKDLYSFDTDQEALDGFYEEVADSYKRIFEAVGIGHLTYKTFASGGSFSKYSHEFQTLSEAGEDKIYISDKKGIAINEEVFTDEILAELGINKEECYEAKSIEVGNIFKLGTKYSAPMNLMYKDEAGASYPVVMGSYGIGLGRLLGTVVEVLADDKGMRLPKSIAPFTVHLVSLGGSDNVKQEAERLYKHISDQGVDVLYDDRDLGAGEKLGDADLLGLPTRVVVSEKTITAGSLEVKDRMTGEVKNLSEADLLASLK; encoded by the coding sequence ATGCGTCAATCACAACTCTTTACTAAAACTCGCCGGGAAGACCCAAAAGATGAAGTATCAAAAAATGCCAAGCTTTTGATTAGAGCTGGGTTTATTCATAAAGAAATGGCGGGTGTCTATTCTTATTTACCATTAGGTCTTCTATCATTAAAAAAGATTGAAAATATAATTCGTGCCGAGATGAATAAGCTTAGTGGTCAGGAAGTAGAATTGACTGCTTTGCAAAATACTGAAGTCTGGCAAAAAAGTGGACGTTGGGCTGATGAGGTGATTGATGTTTGGTTTAAAACTAATTTACAAAGTGGGGGTGAGATAGGTTTAGCTACTACTCATGAAGAGCCATTATCTTCTATTATGGCTGAGTATATTCAGTCGTATCGAGATTTACCTCGAAGAGTGTATCAATTCCAAACTAAGTTTCGTAATGAACTACGAGCCAAAAGTGGTATTATGCGTGGCCGTGAATTTTTAATGAAAGATTTATACTCTTTTGATACTGACCAAGAAGCTTTAGATGGTTTTTATGAAGAGGTGGCAGATAGTTATAAACGTATTTTTGAAGCGGTTGGTATTGGGCATTTAACCTATAAAACTTTTGCTTCAGGCGGTTCTTTCTCTAAATATAGTCATGAATTTCAGACTCTTAGTGAGGCGGGGGAGGATAAAATTTATATCTCTGACAAAAAAGGTATTGCTATCAATGAAGAGGTTTTTACGGACGAAATACTGGCTGAACTGGGTATTAATAAAGAAGAGTGCTACGAAGCCAAGTCAATTGAGGTGGGTAATATTTTTAAATTGGGAACCAAGTATTCAGCGCCAATGAATTTAATGTATAAAGACGAAGCTGGAGCTTCTTATCCTGTAGTGATGGGTTCTTATGGAATTGGTCTGGGTCGTTTGTTGGGAACGGTAGTGGAAGTCTTGGCCGATGATAAAGGGATGAGATTACCAAAAAGTATTGCGCCGTTTACTGTCCATCTCGTTTCTTTAGGTGGTAGTGATAATGTTAAACAAGAAGCCGAAAGACTTTACAAACATATTTCCGATCAAGGTGTAGACGTTCTTTACGATGACAGAGATCTTGGTGCTGGTGAAAAATTAGGCGATGCTGATTTGTTGGGCTTACCAACTCGAGTGGTGGTGAGTGAAAAAACGATTACAGCTGGTAGTTTAGAGGTTAAAGATAGGATGACGGGGGAGGTCAAAAACTTATCCGAGGCTGATTTGTTGGCTAGTCTGAAATAA
- a CDS encoding twin-arginine translocase TatA/TatE family subunit: protein MFGLGTKELIIIAVIFILLFGAKRIPELAKSLVDAIKHIRGAFKDLDEPKSDTDNKKK, encoded by the coding sequence ATGTTTGGACTTGGAACAAAAGAATTAATTATTATAGCAGTCATTTTTATTTTATTGTTTGGTGCCAAAAGAATTCCGGAATTAGCTAAAAGTTTAGTTGATGCAATTAAACACATTAGAGGAGCCTTCAAAGATTTAGATGAACCTAAATCAGACACTGATAACAAGAAAAAATAA
- a CDS encoding site-2 protease family protein yields the protein MTIVIFILILALLIFVHELGHFLVAKISGVRVDEFAIGFPPKLFSYKYGETIYALNLIPFGGYVKIFGEDPNQDSLTGPDKNRSLASQSKKIQASVLVAGVTFNLILAWVLFSLAFVLGFPVSGDLATKFPVTDARTVISGVLPDSPAQQAELKTGDIVAYVRNLSGDKITVRTVDDLKTIINRLASRPLVVGVEKEDGQIKEVKILASQDIIPGQWAIGLGFEQVAIVDSRWYQAPWFGAQMTYETVVSMVGGLSDLVVKIAQGLPIKEAVVGPVGIAGMVGDARALGLVYLVTFTAFISINLAVINLVPFPALDGGRLFFLIVEAIKGSPLNPKIANTLNLIGFVILISFMLYVTWGDVIKLL from the coding sequence ATGACAATTGTAATTTTTATTTTAATTTTAGCTCTTCTGATCTTCGTTCACGAACTTGGTCATTTTTTGGTGGCCAAAATATCTGGGGTACGAGTGGATGAGTTTGCTATTGGTTTTCCACCTAAATTATTTTCTTATAAGTATGGTGAGACAATTTATGCCCTTAATCTAATTCCGTTTGGTGGTTATGTAAAAATTTTTGGAGAAGATCCAAACCAAGATTCATTAACTGGTCCAGATAAAAATCGTAGTTTGGCTAGTCAGTCAAAAAAAATACAAGCTAGTGTTTTGGTGGCTGGGGTGACTTTTAACTTAATTTTAGCTTGGGTTTTGTTTAGTCTGGCTTTTGTTTTAGGTTTTCCGGTGTCAGGTGATTTAGCTACCAAATTTCCTGTTACTGACGCTAGAACTGTCATCTCAGGAGTTCTGCCTGACTCACCAGCTCAGCAAGCTGAATTAAAAACGGGAGACATTGTTGCTTATGTCCGCAACTTGAGCGGGGATAAAATTACAGTCAGAACCGTAGATGACTTAAAAACAATTATTAATCGTTTGGCTTCCCGACCCTTGGTTGTTGGGGTAGAAAAAGAGGATGGTCAGATAAAAGAAGTTAAAATTTTAGCTTCTCAAGATATTATTCCTGGTCAGTGGGCTATTGGTCTGGGCTTTGAGCAGGTTGCTATTGTGGATAGTCGTTGGTATCAGGCGCCTTGGTTCGGTGCTCAGATGACTTATGAAACAGTGGTGTCCATGGTGGGTGGTTTAAGTGATTTGGTTGTTAAAATTGCTCAAGGTCTACCCATTAAGGAGGCTGTGGTTGGACCAGTAGGAATTGCTGGAATGGTGGGTGATGCTCGTGCTTTAGGTTTGGTTTATTTAGTTACTTTCACTGCCTTTATCTCGATTAATCTAGCGGTTATAAACTTGGTACCATTTCCTGCTCTTGATGGTGGCCGCCTGTTCTTCTTGATAGTTGAAGCCATTAAAGGTTCGCCGCTTAATCCTAAAATAGCCAACACTCTCAATTTGATTGGTTTTGTTATCCTTATTTCTTTTATGCTCTACGTGACGTGGGGTGATGTCATTAAGCTCTTGTAA